The window GGTCCGCTTTCCTGTGTAAGTGAAATGCGCTTTTCATCATGAGCCCGGCTGCTAGTCTGGTGGGGTTCCCGTGATCCGGTATCGATCGGATTATCTACGGAAATCTCCCCATGGAAAGACGAGTTACCCAATCCGATGTGGCGCGACGAGCCGGGGTCACGCGCCCGGCGGTGACCATGGCGTTGCGGGGCCACCCCAGCATACCGCTTGCGACGCAGGAGCGCATCCGCCGCATCGCCGAGGAGATGGGTTATGTACCCGACCCGATGCTTTCGGCCCTGGCCTCCTACCGGAGCACTCTGCGCCCGGCCTCCTACCATGGCACGCTGGCTTGGCTGGGAAATAATCTGCCGCCCTTTGACTGGCGGGAGGTCACCATGTTCCGGTCGTACTATGACGGCGCGGTGCGGCGGGCGGCCTCGTACGGCTACAATGTCGAGATCTTCGACTTTCAGGCAAAAGGATCGACGCCGGAAAAAATCGCCAAGGCCTTCCGCTTTCGCAATATCTCCGGCGTCCTGCTCTCCCCACAGCCCGGGCCGAGTTGGGAGCTCAGTTTCCCCTGGGAGCATTTTTCCTTTGTCACATTCGGGTACTCGCTGGTGCGCCCGGCGCTTCACACCGTGGCCCCCACTCAGTTCCGCGCCATGATGATGACCATGCGGAAACTTTACGAAAAGGGCTACCGCCGTATTGGCTTCGGATGTTCCTTTCTGGTCGATGAACGCACCGATCACCACCTCCTCGGCGGCTATCTGGTTGAAAAGGCGCTCTTTGAGAGGAAGCTCACGATGCCTCTTTTCGATGAGGAAAAAGCCGACGCGCCACTCTTTCGGAAATGGTTTCTCAAGCACCGCCCCGATGCCATCGTAACCGGAAATCCACGGCTGCTCCAGGTCATCGAGGATGCCGGGTTCCGCGTCCCGGAGGATGTCGGGCTGGCCTGCCCCACGCTGCCCGAGCCGGATATTGACTTCGCCGGGGTCTACGAGGACTCTTTTCACATGGGCGAGACCGCCGTAGATACTCTCGTCGGGATGATTCACCGAGGCGAACGCGGAATCCCCGAGCGGCCTCATTATGTCCATGTGCCTGGCCTGTGGCTGGAGGGACGGACTTTGCGAGATAGGCACGCTCCGGAAAAGAAAAACGCCGGAACCGCCAAACGGTCCCGGCGCTCATCGTAAACGCGCTCCCCTTTCGATCGCGAATGATTTACCGCCCGAGCCTGCGGGCGCGGCGGAGATACCCGAGTACCCCCAGACCACCCAGACCGAGCAGGACCCCGGTTTGCGGCTCGGGAATCACCGAGGCATAGGTGTTGCCGAGGACAAAGTTGTCGAGGTTCATCGTGCCGCCATTGGCATTGACGGTGTAAGTCACCTGTGTCGCGATCCCGGTAACGAATTGGGATGTCGATACCGTCCATGTCGTGGGTTCGGTGAGCGGGACGGACGACGATGTGGGAATAAGGGAAAAGTAGAACTCATCCGCCTGGGTCGATGGATTGAGCACCATCTTGCCGATGGCCAAATATTGGGTGGCCGTCGCGAAGGTGGAACCCTCGGCCAGTACGGTGGTCGAGTCGATGCTGTTGCCTCCGGACGTCACGATGCGAATGCGGTTGGATGCGTTCATCCCAAAAGCCGCAATGCTCGTGCTTGTGGAGTCGCGGAATCGCGGGAAGAACATATCGCTGCTTACCGTGCCATCATTGAGTACCGAGATGAGGCTGCTGAAATAGTACGTCGTACTCGTGGCCGGATCGAAATCGATCGACGTTTGCAGATTGCGGGTATAGTCGATCTTCGCCGATCCCGCCGCCGTCAGGGCCACATAATTGGTCCCCGTCGAATAGGTGTAGTTCGTCGGTGTGGAAAATGTCCCCGCGAGATTGGTGTAGGTGCGACCGTTCGTCGTCACTCCCGACCAGCTGCCGCTCCATCCACTGCCTCCATTATTTGCCGCCGCGCTGGTGCCGGAGGTATAGTTGAAGAAATCCTCGACCAGTACTGCGGCCCGGGTGGAGGTCATGCCCAGCAGGAGTCCTGCGGCGATGGAGAAGGTCAGGAGTAGGGGAGCTTTCTGTTCCATGGGGCGAAGCATAGGAACCCTCCTCGATGGGCCAACCTGTTGCTCATTAACTCAGGTAAGTAGTCGAGCCGCAGACGAGCGACGCGCTGACCTGTGTAAGGAGATTGCGAGTTGGGAATCATACCCAGGCCGGGTTCATTTCCCTTTAGCAATGCACGACACCGCCCAGGCAACATGTGAACTCCCCGGCATAGCGGGAACCCTCTCGCAGGAGCGGGTGATGGTCTGCCTCGATGACAAGGAACGCGAGATGTTCGCCTCCGGCGGGTATTTTCAAAATCTGCCCGTCGAGGTGATTCACTACACGACCGGCCAGTGCACGCCTGCCCAGTGGCGGAAGGTGCTCATGGAAGTGCAGCCGACGGTGCTGGTCACCT of the Terrimicrobium sacchariphilum genome contains:
- a CDS encoding LacI family DNA-binding transcriptional regulator, translating into MERRVTQSDVARRAGVTRPAVTMALRGHPSIPLATQERIRRIAEEMGYVPDPMLSALASYRSTLRPASYHGTLAWLGNNLPPFDWREVTMFRSYYDGAVRRAASYGYNVEIFDFQAKGSTPEKIAKAFRFRNISGVLLSPQPGPSWELSFPWEHFSFVTFGYSLVRPALHTVAPTQFRAMMMTMRKLYEKGYRRIGFGCSFLVDERTDHHLLGGYLVEKALFERKLTMPLFDEEKADAPLFRKWFLKHRPDAIVTGNPRLLQVIEDAGFRVPEDVGLACPTLPEPDIDFAGVYEDSFHMGETAVDTLVGMIHRGERGIPERPHYVHVPGLWLEGRTLRDRHAPEKKNAGTAKRSRRSS
- a CDS encoding PEP-CTERM sorting domain-containing protein (PEP-CTERM proteins occur, often in large numbers, in the proteomes of bacteria that also encode an exosortase, a predicted intramembrane cysteine proteinase. The presence of a PEP-CTERM domain at a protein's C-terminus predicts cleavage within the sorting domain, followed by covalent anchoring to some some component of the (usually Gram-negative) cell surface. Many PEP-CTERM proteins exhibit an unusual sequence composition that includes large numbers of potential glycosylation sites. Expression of one such protein has been shown restore the ability of a bacterium to form floc, a type of biofilm.); the encoded protein is MEQKAPLLLTFSIAAGLLLGMTSTRAAVLVEDFFNYTSGTSAAANNGGSGWSGSWSGVTTNGRTYTNLAGTFSTPTNYTYSTGTNYVALTAAGSAKIDYTRNLQTSIDFDPATSTTYYFSSLISVLNDGTVSSDMFFPRFRDSTSTSIAAFGMNASNRIRIVTSGGNSIDSTTVLAEGSTFATATQYLAIGKMVLNPSTQADEFYFSLIPTSSSVPLTEPTTWTVSTSQFVTGIATQVTYTVNANGGTMNLDNFVLGNTYASVIPEPQTGVLLGLGGLGVLGYLRRARRLGR